A portion of the Sphingobacterium spiritivorum genome contains these proteins:
- a CDS encoding 3-deoxy-D-manno-octulosonic acid transferase, giving the protein MRLIYSLGILLYGTILRLISPFHTKARLWTAGRKDWYLRMSQTVETGQKHIWFHFASLGEFEQGRAVLEEIKKKYSDKKIIITFYSPSGYEIRKNTNLADYVFYLPEDTAGNAKLFTDLIQPEFVVFTKYEYWHYYFQELAQREIPLLMISAIFRPEQIFFQPYGGFFRKILECVTYFFVQNEESLHLLKENGFRNVGITGDTRFDRVIQLPLQKKDIPEVTQFVAGHQVLIAGSTWPDDEVLLHDLSGKYGEWKIIVAPHEIHDKHIQSILDLFPEALRFSGFTTHSAEVIRSAQVLIIDNIGMLSSLYGYGNVAYIGGGFGAGIHNTLEAATYGIPVIFGPKYHKFQEAKDLIECGAGFSISNAAGLQTVFAQLQQSEKRTFSGEEARKYVRQHAGATAVIMKYLICKKLL; this is encoded by the coding sequence ATGCGTCTGATCTATTCTTTGGGAATCTTACTTTATGGTACTATTTTACGTCTGATATCACCTTTTCATACGAAAGCGAGACTATGGACTGCAGGCCGGAAGGACTGGTATCTGCGAATGAGTCAAACGGTTGAAACAGGCCAAAAACACATTTGGTTTCACTTCGCATCGCTTGGTGAATTTGAGCAGGGAAGAGCCGTTTTGGAAGAAATAAAAAAAAAATATTCTGACAAAAAAATTATCATAACTTTTTATTCTCCATCGGGGTATGAGATTCGTAAAAATACAAATCTTGCTGATTACGTGTTTTATTTACCTGAAGACACTGCGGGGAATGCAAAACTGTTTACAGATCTTATACAACCTGAATTTGTGGTATTTACCAAATACGAATACTGGCACTATTACTTTCAGGAGCTGGCACAGCGGGAGATTCCGTTGCTGATGATTTCTGCAATTTTCAGACCTGAACAGATTTTTTTTCAGCCTTATGGCGGATTCTTCAGGAAAATTCTGGAATGTGTTACTTATTTCTTTGTTCAGAATGAAGAAAGCCTTCACCTGTTAAAGGAGAATGGTTTTCGCAATGTCGGAATAACCGGTGACACCCGCTTCGATAGAGTAATACAGCTACCGTTACAGAAAAAGGATATACCCGAAGTGACTCAATTTGTTGCCGGGCACCAGGTGTTGATTGCAGGAAGTACCTGGCCGGATGATGAGGTATTGTTGCATGATCTGTCCGGCAAATATGGCGAATGGAAGATAATAGTAGCTCCTCATGAGATTCATGATAAACATATACAATCTATTCTGGATTTATTCCCAGAAGCACTTAGATTTTCCGGTTTCACGACACATTCAGCTGAGGTTATCCGGAGTGCGCAAGTATTGATTATTGACAATATCGGAATGTTATCTTCGCTATATGGCTATGGAAATGTAGCTTATATCGGAGGAGGTTTCGGAGCAGGTATACATAATACATTAGAAGCTGCGACTTATGGGATACCTGTAATCTTTGGACCCAAATACCATAAGTTTCAGGAAGCAAAGGATCTGATTGAATGCGGCGCTGGCTTTTCGATTTCCAATGCAGCAGGGCTACAGACTGTCTTTGCACAGCTTCAGCAATCAGAAAAACGTACATTTTCGGGAGAGGAAGCACGGAAGTATGTGCGTCAGCATGCAGGTGCGACAGCTGTGATTATGAAATACCTGATCTGTAAAAAGCTACTGTGA
- a CDS encoding glyceraldehyde-3-phosphate dehydrogenase, with product MSSKVLFEQEISSYTKKTEAATTFINIISRLWYEQAIELVLFRNQLIDRQNSHILNLHHEATVFAENNISIFDSLAVADALQDLRLPPSRIDVGTLAMEMKNEGITPTDLPDFLIRKLCKAHETKELTPRDVVLYGFGRIGRLLARELIAKAGSGRQLRLRAIVTRDQVNETTLRKRAALLQHDSIHGDFEGTVEIDSTNKALIINGLTVYILSAQAPEEIDYTAYQISNALVIDNTGAFRNADELSRHLRSKGAANVLLTAPGKAVPNIVYGINQDEIDVSKTAIYSAASCTTNAIAPVLYVIENTLGIVKGHIETIHAYTNDQNLVDNMHKKFRRGRAAALNMVITETGAGSAVSKAIPSLAGKLTSNAIRVPVPNGSLAILHLETKHATDVETLNKLIKAAALKGNLVEQIKYAVNEELVSSDIVGTSSCSIVDAPATIVSADGHSIVLYVWYDNEYGYAHQVMRLSRHIAGVRRFVYY from the coding sequence ATGTCCTCAAAAGTTCTGTTTGAACAGGAAATTTCTTCCTATACAAAAAAAACGGAAGCTGCTACAACCTTCATTAATATTATCAGCCGGCTCTGGTATGAACAAGCGATTGAACTTGTACTTTTCAGAAATCAACTGATTGACAGACAAAACAGTCACATTCTTAACCTTCACCATGAAGCGACAGTCTTTGCAGAAAACAACATCAGTATCTTTGACAGCCTGGCGGTTGCTGATGCACTGCAGGATCTCCGCCTTCCTCCATCGCGTATAGATGTAGGAACACTGGCCATGGAAATGAAGAATGAAGGCATCACACCGACTGATCTTCCCGATTTTCTGATTCGTAAACTCTGTAAAGCCCATGAGACAAAAGAGCTTACGCCAAGAGATGTTGTCCTATACGGATTCGGAAGGATAGGAAGACTTCTGGCACGCGAACTCATTGCAAAGGCCGGTTCCGGCAGGCAACTACGTCTGCGCGCAATTGTAACACGAGATCAGGTCAACGAAACCACACTCCGTAAAAGAGCTGCCTTGCTGCAACATGACTCCATACACGGGGATTTTGAAGGAACGGTAGAAATAGACAGTACAAACAAGGCTCTTATTATTAACGGACTGACAGTCTATATCTTATCAGCACAGGCGCCTGAAGAAATAGATTACACAGCGTACCAAATCTCAAACGCACTTGTTATAGATAACACAGGAGCCTTTCGTAATGCAGACGAACTCAGCCGTCACCTCAGATCAAAAGGTGCAGCAAATGTATTGCTTACCGCTCCAGGCAAAGCTGTACCCAATATTGTTTACGGTATCAATCAGGATGAAATCGATGTCAGCAAGACAGCAATCTACTCTGCGGCATCCTGTACAACAAATGCGATAGCACCTGTATTATACGTCATCGAAAATACATTAGGGATAGTCAAAGGTCATATTGAAACAATCCACGCCTATACCAATGACCAGAATCTGGTGGACAATATGCACAAAAAATTCAGAAGAGGACGTGCCGCAGCACTTAACATGGTGATCACCGAGACAGGTGCGGGAAGTGCGGTATCCAAGGCCATTCCTTCATTAGCAGGTAAGCTTACTTCCAATGCCATCCGCGTGCCTGTACCGAATGGATCCCTTGCTATTTTACATCTGGAAACCAAACACGCAACTGATGTAGAAACACTAAACAAATTGATCAAAGCTGCTGCACTAAAAGGGAATCTGGTAGAACAGATCAAATATGCCGTTAATGAGGAACTGGTTTCATCCGATATCGTAGGTACTTCATCTTGCTCTATTGTAGATGCTCCCGCAACTATCGTATCTGCAGATGGTCATAGTATCGTACTTTATGTGTGGTATGATAACGAATACGGATACGCTCATCAGGTCATGCGCCTGTCCAGACATATTGCGGGTGTAAGAAGATTTGTTTATTATTAA